The region tttagtgcctctttacccccagaacatcaaccctagccgccatatccgtttttgagctagatcttgcattgAAGAGagcactaaagcttggaggaggaagaaagacattggaggtgcaagaagggactgtagatctgggattgtggagtcatttcagaccaattggaggtaataagctgttgcttggactccctttgcatctagatctattcttaagtgtgagttttggtcattattggtaggatttgtaaccaattcgagttggaggttcagatctgaggttgctacctcagatccatgttggttttggtcttgaatcccctaaagtatcagcccttggtatgttgaagaagcatgtttgccataaaccctagtttagtgtgttttgagcatagatctctcaatctacacgtaaagtttgccactttacgcgGGGAATAgaccctagaagtatggatctatgagttggatgttctgtttggctcgaaaagccactgcatggattgaggactggatagactcggcgagtccttcgagtggactcggcgagtagcttgaagatgaggaggaactcgacgagtaggatgaacagctcgtcgagtcggttgaagttaggcatggactcggcgagttgtatgaacaactcgacgagttggttgaggattgccttggactcggcgagtctattggtggactcggcgagtcagatcgtgaaacctcaaacccttcgagttgagactcgaatcagtgagtcgggtggtgactcagtgagttggacaggacaggacttggagctagttggactcggcgagtcatggactaactcggcgagtcgggttgcgaataagaaagaccatgagcttatgaactcggcgagtctttaggaagactcggcgagtagggttgacctggaaggttgactttgaccagagtggacttagttgactgtcagactaagtgttatatgtatattgatagctcggagagctagaggagcagcggttcaggagaTTGTcaagtagcagccagaggtttatcagcagggctcagcagttcaggtgagtttccttccagtaggaacgggtctaaggccacaatgtcggcccgtttagctagcagtagtttcagatgttgatctgatacagtagttagtatgtttgatgccttcgtggctcaaacaggatttatgtgttatgtgttccgggctacggcccgatgtagtatgcagtatatgtgagtttatgccagttgatatgttatgatatgttgtgttcagttagcttcggacttcggtccgatggaggggacaaggtcccagacaattagcttcggacttcggtccgatgtcagcttcggacttcggtccgatggaggggataaggtcccagacagtcagcttcggacttcggtctgatggagggggcaagaccccagtcagttagcttcggacttcggtccgatgtcagcttcggacttcggtccgatggaggggacaaggtcccagatagtcagcttcggacttcggtccgatggagggggcaaggccccagtcagttagcttcggacttcggtccgatgtcagcttcggacttcggtccgatgtcagcttcggacttcggttcgatgtagggggcaaggccccgttagtccggacttcggtccgatgcagtgggcaaggcccaatatgtgctttatatgttttgtgtgatatgtggtagattgggggggggggggagctcactaagcttcgtgcttacggttttcagttttggtttcaggtactcggttttcaaaagaggagctcgggaagattgcagagcacacaccatagttagttagcctgggaatgtttgactctgataatgatattatgttttgaatttaatactcgaaagttatgtttgacttatgatacgttttataaatccaattttagtaatgttttaaaaaagatttttagtcgtgatttttgggtcgttacatttttcgtgaccattctttccaaacttttatTGCAAACATTTCCATTTACAATcgttatatatttgtttgttataaTCCTGGTTTGTTGGCTTATAATAAAAAACTATTAAGTAAATGctacatatatttatttgttgTTTTCTATATCCATCTATGTCGCAAGATTTAACATAGTTGCTATTATTAATTTTAAGAGTTGCGGTGATTTTACGGATCAGATGTTCAGATGtggatatttatttaaaattaatgaaattcggatatccggtttaatatccgaatccgtatcAAGAATTtaggatatccgaaatttcggatacggattcagatatcaaaaatcaactatccgaattttcggatatccgaaattcggatatccggttaTTATCTAcgttatttaaaattattaactGTAAACTTATAAATATAATTTCCAGTATTGTCTATAAAAAATGTTacgaaatttataaaaaatattataagtataaatttataacatccTTTACTTATTATTGATATTACTTATTTATTCatgattttgattttaatttaacttttatatgttcatgttcatgtataatttttatatttacttactttcattatatttaattttagatTCCCTTGTTGTTACatgattaatttattattaattttgaCTTAAAGAACattgtttaatattttaaaatcattttatatattacttaaaaataacaataatttATGGACAAAATATCAAATTATATAATAACTGTTtgcaaatatataattaataattataaatttatataatttatgtCGTTTTATTATATCAACAACAATACACAGTTATAAGCATTTTGATATCATGAAATCGTTTCCATATTGTTTTTTTATCTATATCTAAAACCTGTTCATTTTGTTTGTCGTCAGGTTAACATGGGTGGGGATGCAACTAGACGTCTTTCTAAAAACGCGCTTCCTACGTGGACAACATAGAACGAGACACGTCATCATCATCAAGGAGAATATACCCTTTGATTTCAGAAGTGACCACTAGGTCCCACGAACCAGAGTCATCTTCGATTTCCGCTGAATTCCGGCTCAATGTCTTTTGACGTCACCTACAGTCGCACATACATAGACTCTGTCTTACAAAACGTGTCTACCGTCAAATCTAACATTCATTGGACCCAACGTGTAAAGTCACGACCCAACCGAAATTTCAACTAATCAATTTCGCTCAAATCTTgtttttaaatacaaattataaatgtaagtttattactattaattaaataatataaactCATTTGAACATTGATGGAAAACCACACGACACCACATGGGTTATGTCACCGATAGTTCCCTTTAAATGGCACACGATGCAAAACCTCCCTTCCTTAAACAGAAAAACCCTCCATGGCTTCATCTGACTGGTTTCAACCACCCTCATATTCGCCGACCTTTGTGGCATCAATGGAACCAAACCAGGACCAAGCCCTGCAGCAGGTCCATTGCCCCCGATGCGACTCCACCGAAACCAAGTTCTGTTACTACAACAACTACTCTCTTTCCCAGCCACGTTACTTCTGCAGGTCATGTAGACGCTACTGGACCAAAGGTGGCACCCTCCGAAACATCCCCGTCGGCGGAGTCTGCCGGAAAAACAAGAAACTTTCTTCCACTTCCAGCAAGCCCGACACCACCCACCACCGCCGCCAAACCCCAGATGTGAACGGAAATGGGAACACTAGTCTTCAACTTTCGTATCCAGAATCTCCGGCTAAGTTCACGGAGGGTGGCGGCGTTGGTGGAGAGTATAAGGGTGATGGACCTTTTCCGGCAATGGTGGCAAGCGGTGCGGATACGGGTAATACCCATGGGCTGATTCTATTTGGAGAAATGGAGCATTATGAGAACATGATGGATAAGGTTGATGCGAAGCGTAGTAGGGTCTTCGCGTTTGAATGGCAAGAACAAATGGATTGTCGTTCGGATCTTTATGGTTCAGGTGAAGGGAGAAACGAGTCGTTTGGCTATTAATGGGTCTTTGGTTCACATGAGACCCGTTCATAAACGGATAGGTCCATAAAATGATGGTAatgatatatataatatatgtatgaTTTTCAGAAGCTTTTGGTCCAAATATTAATGGTTAGGTTTCTGTAATTCggattttattttcctttctctAGTATAtgtaaaattttacttattttcttGATTTCTCTCTCTTTGCTGGGTGAACGTTGGTTTGAACTCTTGATGGCATTGAAGGTAGTCGTTCGGTAGTCATAAAATACAATATTGTTAGTCTAAAATAACAAAAACATCTATTTTTCTATGTTCAATTTTCATGTTAATTTTGGGTAAAATATTTCTGATAAATACAATATTTTTTAGTATAAAGAATATTAGTGACACCCTAAGGTTATGGCCAATTTGGAACAATAACTGAGAAACCACTTGCATACTATAACTACTTATGTTTGCCAAAAAGGATGGAAAAGCATAAAAGGACGGAAAGGGGTGATTTTGTGAGTTCGAATATGTGCTATAAAAAATGCATGAATTGGGAACCTACTTATGTCCAATTCCTGTTTTAtgtataaaaagaaaaagaaaaagaaaaagaaaaagaagaattaTACAAAATAACAAATTACTCCTATTTTGTTCCATTCCAAACAATGTATTTTCGATTTTTCTTACAAAATAATAACATACAATAATCAAATCAAAGATAAATTGTCCAAAATGAAAGAAATACGTTTATATTTCAGTTTTTAACTGAGAtgtgtttttaaaaaataattacctAGTAAGggtaatttaaattttatttataaattaacagTAGTTGTTAtctaaaataataagaaaaatagtATAAAAGCATTAACATTATATAAACAAAAGTTATATAACAAAAAACGAAAAACAGTAAGAGAGCAAGGAGCAACATGAACACAAATAAGTTCTCTCATTTTGATATCTTATCACAACAAACAATGTATATATAAAAAATCACAACCGCTAAAAACTAGTttttttttcccttttgttaCGTATACATCTATATTCTTTGTACCATTGGATGCtacgactatatatatatatatatatatatatatatatatatatatatatatatatatatatatatatatatatatattcaagaagTATAAATATGCATATTTTAATGTGTTTTGAAACtatattttgttgtttattaatatatttttagtaGGAATAGAACAAAAAGAGGGATTAACATTATGGACCATAAACCACTAACACATTCATTGTTAGGGCTCCATGCACTGGGAAAAGGCTTTAACAACGAGAAACCGGCCATTAGTTACAAAACTCTAATAAGTATCGAGAGggctatttgtcacaccccaaaaccatgaacggcggaaatgttctggggcggaggacgtcatgtgcagtatcacaacaatgaaaagtagtaaacaagcaacaacatcatccattgcattaataatataattttaatacaagtgtgttctgtcaaattataatagacactaaagtataaatcaaaaagaaagattagtcttgaacgagcaccatcttcgctgaaccttgcatcggtacctgtctatggttgacctgaggatacaagttattttgaaagagagtatcagctttaaaactggtgagatcataagtattttagtgtcttaatttgtatgtaagtatttgtatgtatatgaactgtaagtattgataatgtatatgaactgtaagtgttaataatgtatatgaattgtaagtatgaaaatgttttgtatgatcctaggaagccctatgtttcctactaatcgtatccttctaccaaggcatctagtgtatgtgtgtgtggctcttgtaagagtgtattttcccaaatctgactatcattaatccaaaaatataatttctacattaccgtgcgtcgtgtgaatgttcacgaagtgaatcttatgggaaaatgaaatagtactatggtgtagtgttgaactacaaccgtactaattaccttaagtctagggtaatttcttataagtactgtagtatttgtaataagtgactccttctgtactcctattgccttatttgagggataacgCATAATGTGATgcctagatcccaggctagacgctcccctgtcaaagggattttgggacccatacacgacccctgcatatctgcaagccatgaacatccacattactatgatcacttatgatgggttttagtcataagaacatcctatgtgctcatacaaaccctaatgcttggatctaggtttctctattgtacatgcaagttatctaagactataaaccctaattctagcatacaagtaatcatattaacataagaatgggttcaagatattaccttgattgttatgtagcaataacaatccaattcctccttgtattgactttagaaagcttagagtcacaagtgtcactcctctaatggttcacaaacaccataagcaaaaggatgaagaggagagaggatagaggctgcccaaaacgtgttctaaccctagaaaagaagttccccacgtttttgagccttaagggttctatatatattgaggctattagggttatctaacaaggaaaccctaatttggatgcttaagccctaagcaacccatggacccctttaATTAAGGTCTTGGACGATTTCTTtgtgggtttccccatagaattcgtccaccccttaatacaCGACAATCcgtggcccaaattgcaattatcttataattacaattccagtcccttaagtttaattaatctcttttagtcacaaaactaattaccaattaattattgactaatattaattaaacaatatgatttctcctttaatatattatctcataatatattaataaatcatatttaatcctttctctccataattcatcctatcaagttgctttggtgaaggcaacccaaaaggaccatgcaccatcgggtcaagtacataccaaaatagttatggacttagacactaatccaacaacttatacccaatataactatcacaatgcgttgtgattcattggtatagttggATCCTGAAATCGTTCCGTGCTATAGCACTTAGTGATGTATGttctattatcgtatatgtagacgcactcatgtaaacgtatcaatgtaaacgtactcatgtaagcgtaatcatgtaatagtatagtagtgtattgtaatgttctgcgtgtgctagttgTACCGTGTGtcctctctctatctagcatgtatgtttgtttctcatcactatgtattatgtttgtttctcttcactatgtattatgtttgtttctcttcactatgtgttatgtttgtttctcatcactatgtattatgtttgtttctcttcactatgtattatgtttgtttctcatcactatgtattatgactcatgtatgaactgactctttgtatgattcattgttctagtattagtattagtatCTTCATAAACTACCCATagggtagcttactagtaatataattggtacgtatgaacatggatgtatacccttgctacccaagggtattgaatgaactaggagaacctttatgactatatatgtacacatgatatataactaatatttaaacgaccttcggacgggtacccaatATCTCatcagaccacatctcaagcgcgaaaaggaaatagggtggatagccttcctaagtcttttaaacatttcttatataactatacatatataggcatgcaattgataatataaaagcataaaataagttttgtaaaacctttgaacataattattatctaagaaaagattgacttgatgtcaatgtataaaacgggttgaaagcatgtgtttgataaaacagtttaagtataaataaacatttggtggaaacacaattgtaaatgagtttgaaatgaaacatacagtgtaaaatgaacagtttaacaaggagttttaaacatctaAAACGCttatgaaaatcatgtgaagaaaactgtttggtaaaacagttaatgagtagtaaatcatttgaatgacgcttattaatcacatgtgattgatataataactagcatgattctacttgtatcccccataaaacatttaaaaacatttaaaacattgattaaggggtatgaactcacctgttgcgagtggatcggaaggaagtgtcggataagtgcttggtgtcaagtgaagacttagacacgcacaaagatcctaattacatatgaggacatatgtatataaacaattagtctttaaacaactaataaacaagtcaagacactctaggacatgacaagcactttgtataagtgttataagtgctaaggagtgcatctaagtgttgtagggaaaggctagtgtgtttggggttcaaggaacactcctaaaatgagtttactccctaaagaccaacaccccttgagtttacggtcgtaaactcctaaccttttgaccatttgttattttgaagtcttctaagctattccaaacattcctacttcatgtttaagccttaggaagtgttgtgtggcatcaaaacactcctaaatggagtttactgtctaaggaccatttctccatgagtttactaccttaaacccataagtttggtatttgggggttttcaagtccttagctcaatcatggcaacagtctaggttagatttagacataaggaacaaccatgggacttttatACACCTTtcggggtgtttacggttttgggagatccccaaaccgtaaacacataaaaatgtaaggttttggtgcttttgtgtgataaactcatcaaggatgaatctagacaagtccctaaggcatggtgaagcatctaggcaccactttgcacttaatcttggtgtttacggttttgggacctcctaaaaccgtgaacacctttatctt is a window of Lactuca sativa cultivar Salinas chromosome 1, Lsat_Salinas_v11, whole genome shotgun sequence DNA encoding:
- the LOC111913546 gene encoding dof zinc finger protein DOF1.7, which gives rise to MASSDWFQPPSYSPTFVASMEPNQDQALQQVHCPRCDSTETKFCYYNNYSLSQPRYFCRSCRRYWTKGGTLRNIPVGGVCRKNKKLSSTSSKPDTTHHRRQTPDVNGNGNTSLQLSYPESPAKFTEGGGVGGEYKGDGPFPAMVASGADTGNTHGLILFGEMEHYENMMDKVDAKRSRVFAFEWQEQMDCRSDLYGSGEGRNESFGY